From Bacillus basilensis, a single genomic window includes:
- the glcK gene encoding glucokinase: MEEKWLVGVDLGGTTIKLAFINVYGEILHKWEIPTNTNEQGKHITLDVAKAIDKKLEELGELKSKLIGIGMGAPGPVHVASGMIYEAVNLGWKNYPLKDLLEVETGLPVVIDNDANLAALGEMWKGAGEGAKDLICMTLGTGVGGGVIANGEIVHGVSGAAGEIGHITVVTENAFPCNCGKSGCLETVASATGIVRVAMQKIQETDKESILRSMLAEEGRITSKDVFEAHGQGDELAGEVVEKVASYLGLAVANLSSTLNPEKIVIGGGVSKAGDALLEPIQRYFEQYAFSRAVKSTKLAIATLGNDAGVIGGAWLVKKHKYEAKMI; this comes from the coding sequence ATGGAAGAGAAATGGTTAGTTGGTGTTGACCTTGGTGGTACAACGATTAAATTAGCATTTATTAATGTGTACGGTGAAATTTTACATAAGTGGGAAATCCCTACGAATACAAATGAGCAAGGAAAACATATTACGCTTGATGTAGCGAAAGCTATTGATAAAAAGTTAGAAGAGTTAGGTGAATTAAAAAGTAAGTTAATCGGTATTGGTATGGGAGCTCCTGGTCCTGTACACGTGGCGTCTGGAATGATTTATGAAGCGGTTAATTTAGGATGGAAAAACTATCCGTTAAAAGATTTATTAGAAGTAGAAACAGGATTACCTGTTGTTATTGATAATGATGCAAACTTAGCAGCGCTTGGTGAAATGTGGAAAGGTGCTGGTGAAGGAGCAAAAGATTTAATTTGTATGACACTTGGTACTGGTGTTGGCGGCGGTGTAATTGCTAATGGTGAGATTGTACACGGTGTAAGTGGTGCTGCTGGTGAGATTGGACACATTACAGTAGTTACAGAGAATGCTTTCCCATGTAATTGCGGGAAGTCTGGTTGCTTAGAAACTGTAGCATCTGCAACGGGTATTGTACGTGTTGCTATGCAAAAAATACAAGAGACTGATAAAGAGAGTATTCTTCGTTCTATGTTAGCAGAAGAAGGGCGTATTACATCAAAAGACGTATTTGAAGCACATGGACAAGGTGATGAACTAGCTGGTGAAGTAGTAGAAAAAGTAGCTTCTTATTTAGGCTTAGCTGTAGCGAACCTTTCTAGCACGTTGAACCCAGAGAAAATTGTTATTGGTGGAGGCGTTTCTAAAGCTGGAGATGCACTATTAGAACCAATTCAACGTTATTTCGAGCAATATGCTTTCTCACGTGCTGTAAAGAGCACGAAGCTAGCTATTGCAACACTTGGTAATGATGCAGGTGTTATCGGAGGAGCGTGGCTTGTAAAAAAGCACAAATACGAAGCGAAGATGATATAA
- a CDS encoding YqgQ family protein — protein MISIYDIQQLLKKFGTIIYTGDRIADLQLMQDELRELNQSQLIDPQDYQTALFLLKQEIQKELNKN, from the coding sequence ATGATATCTATTTATGATATTCAGCAATTGCTAAAGAAATTTGGTACGATTATTTATACGGGTGATCGAATTGCAGATTTACAATTAATGCAAGATGAATTGCGTGAATTAAATCAATCACAGCTAATCGATCCACAAGACTATCAAACAGCTTTATTTTTATTGAAGCAAGAAATTCAAAAAGAGCTAAATAAGAATTAG
- a CDS encoding 5-formyltetrahydrofolate cyclo-ligase, translating to MKEEKIRLRKQIIEHMNSLSEEQYATLSEQIAFSLYAQKEWAEAKIIGITLSMENEVNTYPIIEKAWEEGKKVVVPKCNKGTRTMSFRQISNFDQLETVYMNLREPIPALTEEVNADEIDLQIVPGVAYTERGERIGYGGGYYDRYLVHYKGKTLSLAYDFQMVKHIPVEPFDKNVEKIITEKGTMVINGLV from the coding sequence GTGAAAGAAGAGAAAATACGTTTGCGTAAACAAATAATAGAACACATGAATTCTTTATCAGAAGAACAGTATGCAACTTTATCAGAGCAAATTGCATTTTCGTTGTATGCGCAAAAAGAGTGGGCTGAGGCTAAAATAATTGGAATTACTCTTTCAATGGAAAATGAAGTGAATACATATCCTATCATCGAAAAAGCTTGGGAAGAAGGAAAGAAAGTTGTTGTTCCAAAGTGTAACAAAGGAACGCGAACGATGTCCTTCCGACAAATTAGTAATTTTGATCAATTAGAAACAGTGTATATGAATTTACGTGAGCCGATTCCGGCGCTTACGGAAGAAGTGAATGCGGATGAAATTGATCTTCAAATCGTACCAGGCGTAGCCTATACAGAGCGAGGAGAGCGAATTGGATATGGCGGTGGCTATTATGATCGTTATCTCGTACATTATAAAGGGAAAACGCTATCATTAGCTTATGATTTTCAAATGGTAAAACATATTCCAGTAGAGCCATTTGATAAAAATGTCGAAAAAATTATTACAGAAAAAGGAACAATGGTTATAAATGGGCTTGTATAG
- the rpmG gene encoding 50S ribosomal protein L33 — translation MRVNITLACTECGDRNYISKKNKRNNAERIELKKYCKRDKKSTLHRETK, via the coding sequence ATGCGTGTGAATATTACTCTAGCATGTACAGAATGCGGAGATCGTAACTATATCTCAAAGAAAAACAAACGTAACAACGCTGAGCGTATCGAGCTTAAAAAGTATTGCAAGCGTGACAAGAAGTCTACGTTACACCGTGAAACAAAGTAA